A genomic stretch from Methylophilus medardicus includes:
- the urtB gene encoding urea ABC transporter permease subunit UrtB, with protein sequence MFGYSMAEIGNIVVMQGFSGLSMFTVLLLMALGLAIIFGQMGVINMAHGEFMTIGAYTTVMLSKVAATYGFTNYYFIFAILIAFGLAFIVGYFIEFVMIRHLYKRPLDTLLATWGLSLVMQQIFRSTFGAKEVSAELPEWMLGSFQPTPDIDIPINGVFVMGLAALVTFGVYMFMFKSRWGLRVRATVQNRTMAGAVGINTAKVDRVTFALGCGIAGIAGAAFTTIASTGPTTGTLYIVDSFMVVVFGGAASIVGTIASAFGIAQAQSVLQFFMTSSMGKVSTLLAIVTILMMKPEGLFASKLRK encoded by the coding sequence ATGTTTGGTTATTCGATGGCTGAGATAGGCAATATTGTGGTGATGCAGGGTTTTTCCGGCCTGAGCATGTTTACAGTGTTGCTACTGATGGCACTGGGTCTCGCGATTATTTTCGGGCAGATGGGTGTGATTAATATGGCGCACGGTGAGTTTATGACGATTGGTGCTTACACCACAGTCATGCTCTCAAAAGTAGCGGCCACCTACGGTTTTACAAATTATTATTTTATATTTGCCATCCTGATTGCATTTGGTTTGGCGTTTATCGTCGGTTATTTCATTGAGTTTGTCATGATCCGGCATCTCTACAAACGCCCCCTAGACACTTTATTGGCGACCTGGGGCCTCAGTTTGGTCATGCAACAAATCTTCCGCTCGACCTTTGGTGCCAAAGAGGTGAGTGCAGAATTGCCAGAGTGGATGCTTGGCTCTTTCCAACCAACGCCTGATATCGATATTCCGATCAACGGGGTATTTGTCATGGGTCTGGCTGCGCTGGTGACGTTTGGGGTGTACATGTTCATGTTCAAATCCCGCTGGGGTCTACGTGTGCGTGCCACCGTGCAAAACCGCACCATGGCGGGCGCGGTGGGCATCAATACTGCCAAAGTTGACCGTGTGACCTTTGCGCTGGGCTGCGGCATTGCCGGTATTGCGGGCGCGGCATTTACAACGATCGCTTCTACAGGTCCGACCACCGGCACCCTCTACATCGTCGACAGCTTCATGGTTGTCGTGTTTGGCGGCGCGGCCAGTATTGTGGGGACAATTGCTTCTGCTTTCGGGATTGCGCAAGCCCAGTCTGTGCTGCAGTTCTTTATGACCAGCTCGATGGGCAAAGTGTCTACGTTGCTCGCTATCGTCACGATATTGATGATGAAACCGGAAGGTTTGTTTGCCTCCAAACTGCGTAAGTAA
- the urtC gene encoding urea ABC transporter permease subunit UrtC — MTLWEKMKASSVLGGKEGVISLAVLAAIIFVVLPLGVDIFRLNLIGKYLTYAFVAVGLVMLWGHGGILSLGQGIFFGLGGYAMAMFLKLEASDPLSTKIQSTPGIPDFMDWNQLTALPWFWEPFKSLPFTIFAVLTIPALFAYIIGYAMFKRRVGGVYFSIITQAVALILSILIVGQQGYTGGVNGMTDLRTMLGWDIRTDSAKYILYFVNGLLLFGAIFLSKYIMSSKFGMLLLAMRDKEERVRFSGYDVSNFKIFIFCFAAMLSAVGGAMFTLQVGFMSPSFVGIVPSIEMVIFCAVGGRASLVGAVYGTLLVNYGKTVFSETYPEMWLFLMGGLFIAVVMFFPSGLAGIWDKYATKYGWFKDKVAPAKKPEVSTSEVEAPAVLTETMTEPTLTPDSTGVVSKQVTRKKADANAAIESNKLRGAEA, encoded by the coding sequence ATGACATTATGGGAAAAAATGAAAGCCAGTTCAGTACTGGGTGGTAAGGAGGGGGTGATCAGTTTGGCAGTATTGGCTGCCATCATCTTCGTAGTCTTGCCATTGGGCGTAGATATTTTTCGCCTAAACCTGATCGGCAAATACCTGACGTATGCATTTGTTGCCGTTGGCTTGGTCATGCTGTGGGGCCATGGCGGTATCCTCAGCCTTGGGCAGGGGATCTTCTTCGGCTTGGGTGGCTATGCCATGGCGATGTTCCTCAAACTTGAGGCCTCAGATCCACTGAGCACCAAAATTCAGTCCACGCCTGGTATTCCTGACTTTATGGACTGGAACCAGCTCACAGCATTGCCATGGTTTTGGGAGCCGTTCAAAAGCCTGCCGTTCACCATTTTTGCGGTGCTCACCATTCCAGCACTGTTCGCTTACATCATCGGTTATGCCATGTTTAAACGCCGTGTCGGTGGCGTGTACTTCTCCATCATCACGCAAGCGGTGGCTTTGATTCTGAGTATTCTGATTGTGGGTCAGCAAGGGTACACCGGCGGTGTGAACGGCATGACAGATTTGCGCACCATGCTGGGTTGGGATATCCGCACAGATTCTGCCAAATACATCCTGTATTTTGTGAATGGTCTGCTGTTGTTCGGCGCCATCTTCCTCTCTAAATACATCATGAGCAGCAAATTCGGCATGTTATTGCTGGCCATGCGTGATAAAGAGGAGCGTGTGCGGTTCTCTGGGTACGATGTGTCTAACTTTAAAATCTTCATCTTCTGTTTTGCTGCCATGTTGTCTGCAGTGGGCGGGGCGATGTTCACTTTGCAAGTTGGGTTTATGTCCCCTTCGTTCGTCGGGATTGTGCCTTCGATTGAAATGGTGATCTTTTGTGCGGTCGGCGGCCGTGCCTCACTGGTCGGCGCTGTCTACGGCACGCTGTTGGTCAATTACGGCAAAACGGTGTTCTCAGAAACCTATCCTGAAATGTGGTTGTTCTTGATGGGGGGCTTGTTCATTGCTGTGGTGATGTTCTTCCCAAGCGGCTTGGCAGGTATCTGGGATAAATACGCCACCAAGTATGGCTGGTTTAAAGACAAAGTTGCCCCTGCAAAAAAGCCTGAGGTAAGTACTTCTGAGGTAGAAGCACCGGCAGTACTTACCGAAACAATGACTGAACCAACGTTGACCCCTGATTCTACCGGGGTGGTTAGCAAGCAAGTCACCCGCAAGAAAGCAGATGCAAATGCTGCAATCGAGAGTAACAAATTGAGAGGAGCAGAAGCATGA
- the urtD gene encoding urea ABC transporter ATP-binding protein UrtD yields MSNTDFVLAVEDLTVSFDGFKAVDSLTMYIDKNELRVLVGPNGAGKTTVLDLICGKTKSTAGSIKFNNIELTKLSEHEIVRSGVGRKFQNPSIYENLSVYQNLEVSYPKGRGVFGSLTFKRTQAVEDRVRKVAEDIMLTEFLDMESALLSHGQKQWLEIGMLLMQEPELLMLDEPVAGMSAKERDQTADLLNRICQNRSVIVIEHDMEFVKKIAHKVTVLHQGKILAEGPMDKVQSDEKVIEVYLGH; encoded by the coding sequence ATGAGTAATACCGACTTCGTCTTGGCAGTAGAAGATTTAACCGTCTCCTTCGATGGCTTCAAAGCGGTGGATAGCCTCACCATGTATATCGACAAAAACGAGTTGCGCGTCCTGGTGGGGCCCAATGGGGCCGGTAAAACCACCGTGCTGGATCTGATTTGCGGTAAAACCAAATCGACGGCGGGTTCGATTAAATTTAATAACATCGAACTCACCAAGCTTTCCGAGCATGAGATCGTCCGATCTGGCGTGGGCCGCAAATTTCAAAACCCATCGATTTACGAAAATCTCTCGGTGTACCAAAACCTTGAAGTGTCTTATCCCAAAGGCCGTGGCGTGTTTGGCAGCCTGACCTTTAAGCGCACGCAAGCCGTTGAAGACCGTGTGCGTAAAGTGGCAGAAGACATCATGTTGACCGAGTTTCTCGACATGGAATCTGCATTGCTAAGCCACGGCCAAAAGCAATGGCTAGAGATTGGCATGCTGTTGATGCAAGAGCCTGAGTTGCTGATGCTGGATGAGCCAGTCGCTGGCATGAGTGCCAAAGAACGTGATCAGACCGCAGATTTACTCAACCGCATCTGCCAGAACCGCTCGGTGATCGTGATTGAGCATGACATGGAGTTTGTGAAGAAGATTGCGCACAAAGTGACGGTATTGCATCAAGGGAAAATCCTCGCCGAAGGGCCGATGGATAAAGTACAAAGCGACGAAAAAGTCATTGAAGTCTACCTGGGTCATTAA
- the urtE gene encoding urea ABC transporter ATP-binding subunit UrtE → MFEIENLQVSYGQSQVIHGLNFKANKNETLAIMGRNGMGKTTLFKSLMGILPSKASKATVDGVDLQGAATHDRVMKGLAYVPQGRWIFPNMTVQENIETGLEKASGREIPDDIFALFPVLHEMRKRKGGNLSGGQQQQLAIARALVTNPKVLLLDEPTEGIQPSIIKDIAKVLNEIRKMREITIIVSEQVLSFTMEVADRIIVIDKGRFIHEDTRDNVDAAKVKSYLSV, encoded by the coding sequence ATGTTTGAAATTGAAAATTTGCAGGTGAGTTATGGCCAAAGCCAAGTGATTCATGGCCTGAATTTCAAAGCCAATAAAAATGAAACCTTGGCCATTATGGGCCGTAACGGTATGGGTAAAACGACCTTATTTAAGTCATTGATGGGCATTTTACCCAGCAAGGCAAGCAAGGCTACCGTCGATGGGGTTGACCTCCAAGGCGCGGCTACGCACGACCGTGTGATGAAAGGCTTGGCCTACGTGCCACAAGGCCGCTGGATTTTTCCCAATATGACGGTGCAGGAAAATATTGAGACGGGGCTTGAGAAAGCTTCAGGCCGCGAAATTCCAGACGATATTTTTGCGCTGTTCCCGGTGCTGCATGAAATGCGTAAGCGCAAGGGCGGCAACCTTTCCGGTGGTCAACAACAGCAATTGGCGATTGCGCGTGCACTCGTCACCAATCCTAAAGTATTGCTGCTGGATGAGCCGACCGAAGGGATTCAACCTTCGATCATTAAAGACATCGCAAAAGTGTTAAATGAAATCCGTAAGATGCGTGAGATCACCATCATTGTTTCAGAGCAGGTGTTGAGCTTTACCATGGAAGTCGCAGATCGCATTATTGTCATCGACAAAGGCCGCTTTATTCATGAAGACACGCGCGACAATGTCGACGCGGCCAAGGTGAAAAGTTATCTGTCTGTGTAA